In the genome of Deltaproteobacteria bacterium, one region contains:
- a CDS encoding TrkA family potassium uptake protein — protein sequence MKQQYVVIGLGMFGSHVARTLYEAGADVVALDRDRDAVQRAKDHASRAMVADVTNKEFLKSLGLDPDDIVIIAMGESLESSILATLFLKELGVRQIIAKANEEDHGKILSTLGASEVVFPEKDVAIRLARRISTKNIIDYIPFVEGYSIQEVAPSKKIVGQKIRDLDFRRKFGLQIIAIKDVIENKVELIIDPEKVLKDSEMMVVLGRNSDLERIKSL from the coding sequence ATGAAACAGCAATATGTCGTTATCGGATTGGGAATGTTCGGAAGTCATGTGGCCAGGACCCTTTACGAAGCGGGTGCCGATGTGGTGGCCCTCGACCGGGACCGGGATGCCGTACAGAGAGCGAAAGACCATGCCTCCAGGGCGATGGTGGCCGACGTTACCAACAAGGAGTTCCTGAAATCCCTTGGACTGGACCCGGACGACATTGTCATTATTGCCATGGGTGAATCCCTGGAATCGAGTATTCTGGCCACCCTATTCCTCAAGGAGTTAGGGGTCCGGCAGATCATCGCCAAGGCCAACGAAGAGGACCATGGGAAGATCCTTTCCACCCTCGGCGCATCGGAGGTGGTCTTCCCGGAGAAGGATGTCGCAATCCGGCTTGCCCGAAGGATCAGCACGAAGAATATTATCGATTATATCCCCTTCGTCGAGGGGTACAGTATACAGGAGGTGGCACCCTCGAAGAAGATTGTCGGACAGAAGATCCGGGACCTCGACTTCCGGCGGAAATTCGGTCTGCAGATTATTGCCATCAAGGATGTCATCGAGAACAAAGTAGAGTTGATTATCGATCCGGAAAAGGTACTCAAAGACAGTGAGATGATGGTTGTTCTCGGCAGGAACAGCGACCTGGAGCGGATCAAATCGCTGTAA
- a CDS encoding menaquinone biosynthesis protein — protein sequence MIRIGEIPYANCTPLFHSLRKTGAGKNLTFVQGEPATLNRMLFAGEIDLAPSSSFEYGLHPDRYLLMPDLSISSGREIQSVLLLSTVPIEKLGGKTLELSPASATSNALLRILLHKQYRIDCHYHLTEGKAHAAADVAARLDIGNSALKAHLQKKEEGFVYDLAVLWRDFTGLPFVFALWMIRREIVATKKEEIMRLAGTLREARKYAEGHYPEIARAAKSAVGIDADDLVRYWQTLSYNLDDKKIESLERYLDYACELGLIPESPSLNFLPFLPSK from the coding sequence ATGATCCGAATTGGAGAAATTCCTTACGCCAACTGTACCCCCCTTTTCCATTCCCTGCGAAAAACCGGGGCCGGAAAAAACCTTACCTTTGTTCAGGGAGAACCGGCAACATTGAACCGGATGCTCTTTGCAGGAGAGATCGACCTCGCCCCCTCTTCCTCCTTCGAATACGGGCTCCATCCGGACCGCTATCTCCTCATGCCGGATCTCTCCATCTCCTCCGGCCGGGAGATACAAAGTGTTCTTCTTCTCTCCACCGTTCCTATCGAAAAATTAGGAGGGAAAACATTGGAACTCTCTCCGGCCTCGGCCACCTCGAATGCACTCCTGCGGATCCTTCTTCACAAGCAATACCGTATCGATTGCCATTATCACCTCACGGAGGGGAAAGCCCATGCTGCAGCCGATGTGGCCGCCCGGCTTGATATCGGGAACTCGGCGCTCAAGGCCCATCTGCAAAAGAAGGAAGAGGGATTCGTCTATGATCTCGCCGTCCTCTGGAGGGATTTTACAGGTCTTCCCTTCGTTTTTGCCCTCTGGATGATCCGGCGGGAAATCGTCGCAACAAAGAAGGAGGAGATCATGCGTCTCGCAGGAACGCTCCGGGAAGCCCGAAAATACGCGGAAGGCCATTACCCGGAAATCGCCCGGGCGGCAAAGAGCGCCGTCGGCATCGATGCGGACGACCTTGTCCGCTACTGGCAGACCCTCTCCTACAATCTCGATGACAAAAAGATCGAGAGTCTGGAACGCTATCTCGATTACGCCTGCGAACTCGGCCTCATCCCGGAAAGCCCTTCCCTGAACTTTCTTCCCTTTTTGCCTTCCAAATGA
- a CDS encoding class I SAM-dependent RNA methyltransferase: protein MESRIESMAPGGFGIARIEGRVHFVPETVTGDVVEIEEVSKKRHHTFSRLVRILEPSPSRRNPFCPWYGACGGCDFQHITYPEQLRIKQEIFRNQMQRIGKFEDPETPEILGSKSKRVRMRFQIGNGEVGLFRRRTNRICAMTECAVADPTINKALQVIRKGVKEAPGRSALEGEVTIIAAGGKAHLFLDLPLQQAMALSESMRPPVVGCILGKREMRRITGKPSIPLKTGGVQIDLPADVFVQANREINEAILPEIRAFMEGTNKVVDLYCGCGNFTFPLSRACGEVTGIETSPAAVESARKAALRAKIGNLSFFCRPAAEADLSGTGGIVLDPPRPGLSSGLIKKILRALPRRIAYLSCNPATQARDLRLLVDGGYTIESIRLFDMFPETHHIESLALMRLK from the coding sequence ATGGAGTCCCGAATTGAGTCGATGGCACCCGGCGGCTTTGGTATCGCCCGGATCGAAGGACGTGTCCACTTCGTCCCGGAGACCGTCACGGGGGACGTCGTTGAGATCGAAGAGGTGTCGAAGAAGCGACACCACACCTTCTCCCGCCTCGTCCGGATTCTGGAGCCCTCCCCCTCTCGCAGGAATCCCTTCTGCCCCTGGTACGGGGCGTGCGGGGGATGCGACTTCCAGCACATCACCTACCCCGAACAGCTTCGGATCAAGCAGGAGATTTTCCGCAATCAAATGCAAAGGATCGGGAAGTTTGAAGATCCGGAAACACCGGAGATCCTCGGTTCCAAGTCAAAAAGAGTCCGGATGCGATTTCAGATCGGAAACGGGGAGGTCGGGCTCTTCCGGCGCAGGACGAACCGGATCTGTGCCATGACGGAATGCGCCGTCGCAGATCCGACGATCAACAAAGCACTTCAGGTGATCCGTAAGGGGGTAAAGGAAGCACCGGGAAGATCCGCTTTGGAGGGAGAGGTCACTATCATTGCGGCCGGGGGCAAGGCCCACCTGTTCCTTGACCTTCCCTTGCAGCAGGCCATGGCCCTGAGTGAGTCGATGAGACCACCCGTCGTCGGCTGCATCCTCGGGAAAAGGGAGATGCGCCGGATCACGGGCAAGCCGTCAATCCCACTCAAAACCGGAGGCGTTCAAATCGATCTTCCCGCCGACGTCTTCGTCCAGGCAAACCGCGAGATCAACGAAGCGATCCTCCCGGAGATCCGGGCCTTCATGGAGGGAACAAATAAGGTCGTCGATCTCTACTGCGGTTGCGGCAATTTCACCTTCCCTCTCTCCCGGGCATGCGGTGAAGTCACCGGGATCGAAACATCACCGGCCGCCGTCGAATCCGCACGCAAGGCCGCCCTTCGGGCGAAGATCGGGAACCTCTCCTTTTTCTGCCGGCCCGCCGCCGAAGCAGATCTCTCAGGCACCGGCGGGATCGTCCTCGATCCGCCCCGGCCGGGACTTTCCAGCGGTCTGATCAAAAAGATACTCCGGGCCCTCCCCCGCCGGATCGCCTATCTCTCCTGTAACCCGGCGACCCAGGCCAGGGACCTGCGCCTCCTCGTCGACGGCGGATACACAATAGAATCCATCCGCCTATTCGACATGTTTCCCGAGACCCACCATATCGAGTCCCTGGCGCTGATGAGACTGAAATAA
- a CDS encoding methyltransferase domain-containing protein — MGKTKTLIAKSVATHLIGFSFILPGTLQRRGFLRAMDRIFSGMAPSYDRAWEKMGTSVVLAPLDRAAGEIPKPPARIADLACGTGPAAFRLADTFPEARITGADISRAMIETFRKKIPPAKRERISALVSPSGRLPFADNTFDLVLTQNAPPYPEEMIRVLRPGGFLFFLYSFAFIAPVRRIVRRRLVPLNLCDITIRRAGEGMAVTAVKGKKGRA, encoded by the coding sequence ATGGGAAAGACCAAGACGCTCATAGCAAAGAGTGTCGCCACTCATTTGATCGGATTTTCCTTCATCCTGCCGGGGACTCTGCAACGGCGCGGTTTTCTTCGGGCCATGGACCGGATCTTTTCCGGGATGGCCCCTTCCTACGACCGGGCCTGGGAGAAAATGGGAACATCCGTCGTCCTTGCTCCTCTGGATCGGGCGGCAGGGGAGATCCCCAAACCACCGGCACGGATCGCCGATCTTGCCTGCGGCACGGGTCCGGCCGCTTTCCGGCTGGCCGACACTTTCCCGGAGGCCCGGATCACCGGGGCCGATATCTCCCGGGCCATGATCGAAACATTCCGGAAAAAGATCCCCCCGGCAAAAAGGGAGCGGATCTCGGCCCTTGTCTCTCCCTCCGGCCGTCTCCCCTTTGCCGACAACACCTTCGACCTCGTCCTGACCCAGAACGCGCCCCCATATCCCGAGGAGATGATCCGCGTCCTCCGTCCCGGCGGCTTCCTCTTCTTTCTCTACTCCTTCGCCTTCATCGCCCCCGTCCGGAGGATCGTTCGGCGAAGACTTGTCCCCCTCAACCTGTGCGATATCACAATCCGGCGGGCAGGAGAAGGAATGGCGGTCACGGCCGTTAAAGGAAAGAAGGGAAGGGCCTGA
- a CDS encoding zf-TFIIB domain-containing protein: MKKKDKWDEVEKGKEEDYFLKKHREWLEKKRGSKGEMGTEEIGLSPACPHCGASLRKVPFQGGAVLQCVKCRGGWLDAETLRRYVGL; this comes from the coding sequence GTGAAAAAGAAAGACAAATGGGACGAGGTGGAAAAAGGGAAAGAAGAGGATTACTTCCTGAAGAAGCACCGGGAATGGTTGGAGAAAAAGAGAGGATCCAAAGGAGAAATGGGCACGGAAGAAATCGGATTGTCTCCTGCCTGCCCGCATTGCGGTGCTTCCCTCCGGAAGGTTCCCTTTCAGGGGGGGGCGGTTCTGCAATGCGTGAAATGCCGTGGCGGCTGGCTTGATGCCGAAACCCTTCGGCGGTATGTGGGGTTATAA
- a CDS encoding arginine decarboxylase, pyruvoyl-dependent yields the protein MNRVPKKIFFTNGVGIHKEELQSFELSLRDAGIEKCNLVTVSSILPPGCRRISRKEGLKLLHPGEITYCVLARCASNEPRRLLAASVGCAIPMDKRMYGYLSEHHAFGMTDRTAGDYAEDLAAAMLASTLGIEFDEEKSWDEKREIWKISGKIVRTSNITQSAIVKKGFYTSVVAAAVFIL from the coding sequence ATGAATCGAGTCCCGAAAAAGATCTTTTTTACCAACGGTGTGGGCATTCACAAGGAAGAACTTCAATCCTTCGAACTGTCCCTGCGGGATGCCGGAATCGAAAAGTGCAACCTCGTCACCGTCTCCAGCATCCTTCCGCCGGGGTGCAGACGGATCTCCCGAAAGGAAGGGTTGAAACTCCTCCACCCCGGAGAGATCACCTACTGCGTCCTGGCCCGCTGTGCCTCCAATGAACCTCGCAGACTCCTGGCCGCCTCCGTGGGATGCGCCATCCCCATGGACAAGCGGATGTACGGCTACCTCAGCGAACACCACGCTTTCGGTATGACCGACAGAACCGCCGGCGATTACGCCGAGGACCTGGCGGCGGCCATGCTCGCCTCGACCCTGGGAATCGAATTCGATGAAGAAAAGAGCTGGGACGAAAAACGGGAGATCTGGAAGATCAGCGGGAAGATCGTCCGGACGAGCAACATCACCCAGTCGGCGATCGTCAAGAAGGGGTTCTACACCTCCGTCGTAGCGGCGGCGGTCTTTATCTTATAA
- a CDS encoding DNA helicase UvrD has translation MRFLADLHLHSPASRSTSPAMTLENLHLWAQLKGVTLLGTGDFTHPVRLAEIRKKLAPAEPGLYRLKKPFINDGEVPQRCRRKIRFLLSAEISTIYSREGRTRKVHHLLLARDLSSVARINRALARIGNLESDGRPILGLDSRDLLRIVLESHPENILIPAHAWTPHFSVFGAFSSFSSLEECYGEPASQIPAIETGLSSDPPMNRRLTQLDGIRLISNSDAHSLPKLMREATIFETGLSYPAVREALRGGWEKGLGGTVEFFPEEGKYHFDGHRKCGICLSPAETRKHKGLCPVCGKRLTLGVLHRVEELADRDHPAGPADGTGFQSLIPLAEILSGILCVGVGSKRVDREYRRLLSVFGDEYTVLTKTSLAALAEEGSSLLAEAVGRVREGRVEIEPGYDGVYGRIGIGV, from the coding sequence GTGAGATTCCTGGCCGATCTCCATCTCCACTCCCCCGCCTCCCGTTCGACCAGCCCGGCCATGACCCTGGAAAACCTTCATCTTTGGGCACAGCTCAAGGGAGTGACCCTCCTGGGGACGGGCGATTTCACTCATCCGGTGCGGCTGGCTGAAATCAGGAAAAAACTGGCCCCGGCGGAACCCGGACTCTACCGGTTGAAAAAGCCCTTCATCAACGATGGAGAGGTTCCTCAACGCTGCCGACGGAAGATCCGTTTCCTCCTTTCCGCCGAGATATCGACGATCTATTCCCGTGAAGGAAGGACACGGAAGGTTCATCACCTCCTGCTGGCCCGGGACCTTTCTTCTGTTGCCCGGATCAACCGCGCCCTGGCCCGGATCGGGAATCTCGAATCGGACGGCCGCCCGATCCTCGGACTCGATTCCCGGGATCTGCTCAGGATCGTTCTCGAAAGCCATCCCGAAAATATCCTGATCCCGGCCCATGCCTGGACGCCCCACTTCTCCGTCTTCGGCGCTTTTTCTTCCTTTTCCTCTCTTGAGGAATGTTACGGGGAACCGGCATCACAGATCCCGGCGATCGAAACGGGGCTTTCCTCCGATCCTCCGATGAACCGGCGTCTGACACAGCTGGATGGAATACGCCTGATCTCCAACTCCGATGCCCACTCCCTGCCGAAACTGATGCGGGAGGCGACAATCTTCGAGACGGGCCTTTCCTATCCCGCCGTGCGGGAGGCCCTCCGGGGAGGCTGGGAGAAGGGACTGGGCGGGACGGTCGAGTTCTTCCCGGAGGAGGGGAAGTACCATTTCGATGGACACCGGAAATGCGGGATCTGCCTTTCCCCGGCGGAGACGAGAAAGCACAAGGGACTCTGCCCCGTCTGTGGAAAGAGGCTTACTCTCGGGGTCCTGCACCGGGTGGAGGAACTGGCCGACCGGGATCATCCGGCAGGTCCTGCCGATGGGACGGGCTTTCAGTCCCTGATCCCGCTGGCGGAGATCCTCTCCGGGATTCTCTGCGTCGGTGTCGGGAGCAAGAGGGTGGACCGGGAGTACCGGCGTCTTCTCTCCGTCTTTGGGGACGAATATACGGTCCTGACGAAGACCTCTCTCGCCGCGCTGGCGGAGGAGGGATCATCCCTTCTGGCCGAGGCGGTCGGCCGGGTACGGGAAGGAAGAGTGGAGATCGAGCCGGGCTACGACGGAGTTTACGGCAGGATCGGGATCGGTGTCTGA